In Hamadaea flava, a genomic segment contains:
- a CDS encoding TetR/AcrR family transcriptional regulator, which yields MPTRARERLLDTAEDLFYADGIRAVGLERILTTSGVGRASFYRHFTGKDELVVAVLRRRDERWRQWLTERVAALGGDPLAVFDALAERFAHADFRGCAFINTMIETADPDSPAHQVAAEHKAKVTAYVEGLLREHGVADAKTKAPQFVLLMDGATVTALRERTAEPADQARALARGLVPDLSRSR from the coding sequence ATGCCGACCCGAGCCCGCGAACGCCTTCTCGACACCGCGGAGGACCTCTTCTACGCCGACGGCATCCGCGCGGTCGGGCTGGAACGCATCCTGACCACGTCGGGCGTCGGCCGGGCGTCGTTCTATCGGCACTTCACCGGCAAAGACGAGCTGGTCGTCGCGGTGCTCCGACGCCGGGACGAACGATGGCGGCAGTGGCTGACCGAACGAGTGGCGGCTTTGGGGGGCGACCCGCTCGCGGTCTTCGACGCGCTCGCCGAACGGTTCGCCCACGCGGACTTCCGCGGTTGCGCCTTCATCAACACCATGATCGAGACCGCCGACCCGGACAGCCCGGCGCATCAGGTCGCCGCCGAGCACAAGGCGAAGGTGACGGCGTACGTCGAGGGGCTCCTGCGCGAACACGGCGTGGCCGACGCGAAGACCAAGGCGCCGCAGTTCGTGCTGCTCATGGACGGCGCGACGGTGACCGCCCTCCGCGAACGCACGGCCGAGCCCGCGGACCAGGCTCGCGCGCTGGCCCGCGGGCTCGTGCCAGACCTCAGCAGGTCCCGTTGA
- a CDS encoding peptidoglycan DD-metalloendopeptidase family protein: protein MAKAYPLLIAIVLGGVLSGAPAAAAPASASSLSDAVTTVLLGHAPATSAATARSRAQVTVQRREGSGWAFGSAVLTASAQPDAYPLGWLFLAHREAGGWRVELEGDQGFTDLAGGAAVLSTTERQVFTTPSRVEYAGGDFRTGMRLPYAVGQSWSLTGGPHGWGGSEAPWSSVDLSGGDGRVLAPRAGLAYTMCSSGRGWIRVIHDRGYSTDYYHLFNNISANGLSVSEGTFLGNIGTDVSCGGSATGAHVHFALRQNSAYVPIADHNFGKWVIRAGGAVYQGSALHGSAQVGVGGALYNYGALGLTQGVIDANGGGTVNKRSGPGTGYGVVGSVADGATVSIACSASGTSHTGRWGTTSLWNKLTDGTWISDAFIWTGSNGTVNGTC, encoded by the coding sequence ATGGCAAAGGCGTACCCCCTGCTCATCGCGATCGTCCTGGGCGGCGTGCTGTCCGGCGCACCGGCCGCGGCCGCGCCGGCGAGCGCGTCGTCGCTGTCGGATGCCGTCACGACCGTCCTACTCGGACATGCACCCGCGACGTCGGCCGCGACCGCCCGGAGCCGCGCGCAGGTCACCGTCCAACGGCGGGAGGGCTCCGGCTGGGCCTTCGGCAGCGCCGTCTTGACGGCGTCCGCGCAGCCCGACGCGTACCCGTTGGGCTGGCTCTTCCTGGCTCACCGCGAAGCCGGCGGCTGGCGCGTGGAGCTGGAGGGCGATCAGGGCTTCACCGACCTCGCGGGCGGCGCGGCCGTTCTCTCGACGACCGAGCGCCAGGTCTTCACCACTCCGTCCAGAGTGGAGTACGCAGGTGGCGATTTCCGGACGGGCATGCGCCTGCCGTACGCGGTCGGCCAGTCCTGGAGCCTGACCGGTGGCCCGCACGGGTGGGGCGGCAGTGAGGCCCCGTGGAGTTCGGTCGACCTGTCCGGCGGCGACGGGCGGGTGCTGGCCCCGCGGGCCGGGTTGGCCTACACGATGTGCAGCAGCGGCCGGGGCTGGATCCGCGTGATCCACGATCGCGGCTACTCGACCGACTACTACCACCTGTTCAACAACATCTCGGCCAACGGGCTGTCGGTGAGCGAGGGCACGTTCCTCGGCAACATCGGCACCGACGTCTCCTGCGGCGGCTCGGCGACCGGCGCGCACGTGCACTTCGCCCTGCGGCAGAACAGCGCCTACGTGCCGATCGCGGACCACAACTTCGGCAAATGGGTGATCCGCGCGGGCGGCGCGGTCTACCAGGGGTCTGCGTTGCACGGCAGCGCGCAGGTCGGTGTCGGCGGGGCGCTGTACAACTACGGCGCGCTCGGCCTGACCCAGGGCGTGATCGACGCCAACGGCGGCGGCACGGTCAACAAGCGCTCCGGGCCTGGCACGGGCTACGGCGTGGTGGGCAGCGTGGCCGACGGCGCGACCGTGTCGATCGCGTGCTCGGCGTCAGGCACCAGCCACACCGGACGGTGGGGCACGACCAGCCTCTGGAACAAGCTCACCGACGGCACCTGGATCAGCGACGCCTTCATCTGGACCGGCAGCAACGGGACGGTCAACGGGACCTGCTGA
- a CDS encoding helix-turn-helix domain-containing protein gives MGRAERPLDPGSGLLGRFAAELRELRTAAGRPSYRTMAGRVHFSRSALAQAAGGRVLPTLPVLLGYVQACDGDPQAWRTRWAEVRAGLEVTARPVTPERAASPWPYQPPDDGVDPDAAGCGPDAVTAHARKIALVGTRTILGRVELRYSPTFGAAWSRFWGFGPLDHLASERTVEVEVVACRVSDGVAVSFRTEYCYDYHWSDLLRTGAGPVYAQARLYCDGGLVAAGESDRMPLP, from the coding sequence ATGGGACGCGCCGAACGCCCGCTGGACCCGGGCAGCGGCCTGCTCGGCCGGTTCGCCGCCGAACTACGGGAGCTGCGTACCGCCGCCGGCCGCCCGAGCTACCGGACGATGGCCGGGCGCGTGCACTTCTCCCGGTCCGCGCTCGCGCAGGCGGCCGGGGGCCGGGTGCTGCCGACGCTGCCGGTGTTGCTCGGCTACGTCCAGGCGTGCGACGGCGACCCACAGGCTTGGCGTACGCGCTGGGCCGAGGTGCGGGCCGGACTGGAGGTCACGGCGCGGCCGGTGACTCCGGAGCGAGCCGCCTCACCGTGGCCCTACCAGCCGCCCGACGACGGGGTCGATCCCGACGCGGCCGGCTGCGGGCCGGACGCCGTCACCGCACACGCGCGCAAGATCGCCCTCGTCGGCACGCGGACGATTCTCGGCCGGGTCGAGTTGCGGTACTCCCCCACCTTCGGTGCGGCCTGGTCGCGGTTCTGGGGCTTCGGCCCGCTCGACCATCTGGCATCCGAGCGTACGGTCGAGGTCGAGGTGGTGGCCTGCCGGGTCAGCGACGGTGTGGCGGTCTCGTTCCGCACCGAGTACTGCTACGACTACCACTGGAGCGACCTGCTGCGCACCGGCGCGGGTCCGGTGTACGCCCAGGCCCGGCTCTATTGCGACGGCGGTCTGGTCGCGGCCGGCGAGAGCGACCGCATGCCGTTACCGTGA
- a CDS encoding collagen-binding domain-containing protein, whose product MRVSSRLVVVATAGLMLGLTATGSQAATVIDPLVGNEGFLVLVEQDAQFWAHEVEGTVAVGGDLLVGGNFTTLTQSTNPFTIPGDGAPTALIVNGKVDLANSTAGVEMHVTGGGYMKIGDLSGVVVRDTDNNNASALTRLVPADDYNAKPDVEVAVHQPASSVGPTVPLDVAGLFPTYRSISTQLATICPENVTPTNSAGNPLTSPYAPGTRAFVTLTPGEANIWNVSAADLNNVTELTFTNQPTADTPLIVNVDTTGVGGDFAWDSPTLPGVDSLQAPYILWNFPDATSLQHVGGDSLEGTLYAPRADFVDLDPSNIEGAVVVKSLVMGSGRVDGGEVHLFPFAATIECEDVSPTPSPTISGSIIPGPTPSHFPTPSGSVTPSSSGPIPSGSSSSEPVPSPSGPTLPDTGQPVVYIGATSLGLLMAGAAFLIVGRRRRDWSR is encoded by the coding sequence GGCCTGATGCTGGGCCTCACGGCTACCGGCAGTCAGGCCGCCACCGTCATCGATCCGCTGGTGGGCAACGAGGGTTTCCTCGTGCTCGTCGAGCAGGACGCCCAGTTCTGGGCCCACGAGGTCGAGGGCACCGTGGCCGTCGGTGGTGACCTGCTCGTCGGTGGAAACTTCACCACGCTGACCCAGAGCACCAACCCGTTCACGATTCCCGGTGACGGCGCGCCGACCGCGTTGATCGTCAACGGCAAGGTCGACCTCGCGAACAGTACGGCCGGCGTCGAGATGCACGTGACCGGCGGCGGATACATGAAGATCGGGGATCTGAGCGGAGTCGTCGTCCGGGACACCGACAACAACAACGCCTCGGCGCTGACGAGGCTCGTTCCGGCCGACGACTACAACGCCAAGCCGGATGTCGAGGTCGCCGTGCATCAACCGGCGTCGTCGGTCGGGCCGACGGTGCCGCTGGACGTCGCGGGTCTCTTTCCGACCTATCGCAGCATCTCCACGCAGCTGGCCACGATCTGCCCGGAGAACGTCACCCCGACCAACTCCGCAGGAAACCCCTTGACCAGCCCGTACGCGCCCGGCACGCGTGCGTTCGTCACGTTGACGCCGGGCGAGGCGAACATCTGGAACGTGTCGGCGGCGGACCTGAACAACGTCACCGAGCTCACTTTCACCAATCAGCCCACCGCCGATACGCCGCTGATCGTCAACGTGGACACCACGGGCGTCGGCGGCGACTTCGCCTGGGACTCGCCGACGCTCCCCGGGGTGGACAGCTTGCAGGCTCCCTACATCTTGTGGAACTTCCCCGACGCGACCAGTCTCCAGCACGTCGGCGGAGACTCGCTCGAAGGCACGCTGTACGCGCCCCGTGCTGACTTCGTCGACCTGGATCCGTCGAACATCGAGGGTGCGGTGGTGGTGAAGTCCCTGGTCATGGGCAGTGGCCGGGTCGATGGCGGTGAAGTGCATCTCTTCCCGTTCGCGGCGACGATCGAATGCGAGGACGTCAGCCCGACGCCGAGCCCCACCATCAGCGGCAGCATCATTCCCGGCCCGACCCCCAGCCACTTTCCCACCCCGAGCGGCAGCGTCACGCCGAGTTCGAGCGGGCCGATCCCGAGCGGGTCGAGTTCGAGCGAGCCCGTCCCGTCGCCGAGCGGGCCGACGCTGCCCGACACCGGGCAGCCGGTCGTCTACATCGGAGCTACAAGCCTCGGCCTGCTGATGGCAGGAGCCGCCTTCCTGATCGTCGGGCGGCGGCGGCGCGACTGGTCACGGTAA